agcaagtccgtgattcatTTCAATGGGTGTCTAGATgggtctgcagtccagcatccccatttcagcaagtaaatcaagaacatatttcctctatgaaagtgaaatccccttcttaaaccttgcaacttcaatacccaaaaaatatttcagttgtcccagatccttcatttcaaactccctggacaaatacttttgcaattcatttatctctttcggatcatcccctgtaacattaatcatgtcatcaacatacacaataagagctgtaaccttaccattcttgcgcttgatgaacaaggtatggtcagaattgctctgtctgtatccaaaggctttcatggactttgaaaatcttccaaaccaagctcttggagactgcttcagaccatacaaagacttcttcaatttacacaccttaccaatgtcacttgggtaattctcaACACCTAGGGGCagatccatgtacacttcttcctctaaactcccattaagaaacgcattcttaacatcaaactggtgcaagggccaatcttttttcgctgcaagtgagattagaattctgacagtattaatctttgccacatgtgcaaaagtctcctcataatcaatcccatagcgttgtgtatatcctttggcaaccaacctcgccttgtatctattaatagttccatctgcattaaacttcacagtaaatacccaacggcatcctacagtcttctttccaaccagcataggtactagctcccatgttgcattcttttgaagagcttccaattcttcattcatcgcctttgtccattttggatccatcCATGCATCCTGCacattactaggaatagatacaatagataattgatcaacaacaagtgcatgtgacccagaaatcctatagttagacataaaattagctatagggtatttagctttggctttgatatctggttcatattgtttcttaggaattcccttggtaaccctttgtgatttcctaggttcaaCATTGTCTAACCCAGAggactcattaaagtttaggggtacctaaggtggatcattctgaccgggatcttcagttggtgatgcagaagggggaatatcttgtgtgtgagcttcagatacgtcttgattttgattcaaactatccaggaaagtcgtctcttctgtctcagaattcacaacactctatTCGGCAGTTTcattttctatttcggaattcgcGACACTTTGTTTGGCAGTCGcattctgttcggcagtcacattttatgtttccgaatttctaccttcaaatctatcctccaaattttccaagtcttcaaagacatcaaaatcaataatagaacgaggattcccttcacaacctctctctccctgaagggaagactgagaagctccccctgagtaataaggctcggattcacgaaaagcaacatcaagagagacatgtatagtgccagtaagaggatcataacatcgataacccttctggaagtcagcataaccaacaaagatacacttacgggcatggggatcaagcttgctgcattgaggcttgggaatatgaacataggctgtgcacccaaacacccagggctccaaattaggcatagaagggatggtcaaaagtgtatgaagcttctgatgaggattctgaaactcaatcacccatGAAGGAGTAcagttgataagatatgctgctgattttgctgcttctccccaataggaccgaggtacattcatgccaaacaaggaagtacgaacaacttccatcaactgcctgttctttcGTTATGCTAAACCAttatgttgaggagtataagaattggaggtttgatgacgaattccatgtgaccggcaaaactcaatcatagggccattcacaaactctctaccattgtcagactgaaacactctaatggatttttgatactgagttgccaccattttgtgaaattcggtaaacatcccaaatacatcactcttattcttcagtaatgatacCCGTGTCAtgcgagtacaatcatcaataaacgttacataaTATTGAGCtctagaaagagaaggaattttcgcaggacctcagacatcagagtgaattttcataaaaggaactggacttttattaagacttggtgaatatgaaacacggtggctcttggctagttcacaaatgtcacaatggaaatccaaatcactgacaacagaaaacaaatgaggttgtagcttcttaagataactaaaagatagatgacctaaacggcgatgccataaccatacagcttccttcgcattctctaccccattgatctaattagcttgccccaaaagatgcttctggttctctccagtctctgtcagatccaggtagtacaatttcccccttctaacaccataaccaaggatCCGCcaagtcagaatgtcctgaaacacacagaaagacggatagaaggtcacaatacatgcaagtgctaaaataatttgaccaacagacaggagattataagctagtgatggaacaactaagacaaaTTCAAGGGTTAATGTATCAGATaaaacaatagaaccttcttcGGTGACCAAAGTtagagtaccatcagcagtagagacaataaCTTAAGGGGaatgtctaaggtttttcacaagattagggtcattggtcatatgatcagatgcacctgtatcaattatccatgtattattcaaagtaaccttacccttcatacctgattgcgctacattagcggaggcattgtctagacactcttcctctgtagtagcaatggCTGCCTTGCTCAGATTCTTTcgtggtttcttggtgaagtcccaccaatcagggtaaccaatcacttcatagcacctcTCTTTGCTATGACCTAGTTCCCCACACACAATGCACTTtctatttgcatatggatttggtttacctagaggacAATGTGAagaaggacctgagaagcctggaggaggtcTTGGTTTGCGTTGGACAGCCATAACAGAAGATTCGGTAGGTATCGAATGCCCCATAGCCTatttctctgattgcaccttGTGAATGTAAGCATAACTCTGCTCCAAAGAGAATTTAGGTTCCTTGCGCAGGATTTCTCCACGCACCTGATCATACTCTAGgtcaagtccactcaaaaaCATGCGAACACGCATCCGAGACATCGCTGAGGTCTCTTGAACTACAGCTCCAACATTATCATTCTGAGAGGccaccctttgatcaatctcTTGGAACATCGCCACTAACTCATTATAGTAGGTAGGAATAGGCCGTCCGttttgctttgcttcaaaacacttcTTGTTCAATTCAAAAATCCGGGTTTCATtagaatcatcataaaaagttttctcaacagcttcccaaatatctttTGTAGGAGGGAGACGAATATACCGGTTCATAAGAGAGGACTCCATGGAGTCAATGAGCCagcttttcaccttttcattgtccgtggcccaagcttcatactctgcagaATTTATGGCGGGTTCAGCCTTCACTCCGGTCAAATAACCAACCTTCCCTCGTGCTCCAATGCGCATCCGCATGAgaggagcccatatggtgtagttggattcattcaagacaacacttgtTGGGAACGCAGAGTTGTCAtgttgggtggtgtagtggtgatggatgacTTGTGAGGATAGCACCATTGCCTTCTCAGGATTTGACTGTTCACCTTCAATTACAGGtccggccattgaggaattcgGGATTTTTGCAAGATTgggttttctagggtttcaagatggatctgaattttttttttttctaaaaaaggtagggtgatggtggtttggaATTCAATGGTGGTGGTAAGCAGCTGTTTGTGGTGTTCTTCAGGATTcgggattcaaaggatgcagcacaagttcaaaggattaaacctgctctgataccaagtagaagaGAATACATCAATTCGGGTTAATTCGATAATTCTagtcatcccacaatgagggtatatatacaagaacaaaggagtagtctaactctaattggaaacaatctttccataattacaggatatcttaattaaataaaatcctaattacatacaaatttacagcgattctacaatTCCGAGTAAGAAGTTGCATGTTGATTACAATACTATAAATTCCGAAGACACCATGATGATGGTGTTGCAGCACCTAACAAGGAGTGCAGGGCTTCCCGAGGATGAATTGATTGGATATGATGAGGCAAAGCTTGCCTCACTAGAAGCTAAGAGtcagaaagaaggagaaggttGGGAATTTtctcacatatttcttctccaagaatggagtatatatatacataagaTACATAAAGTCCTATTACAAAAAATATTCCTAATAGTGGATTAGCTCCTAACTTGTTCGGCCAGCCACCAACTTGTCCGCCACCATTGTCTGCCATCATTGTTGGCCTCCAGCACTACTCacgtcaacactccccctcaagttggtgcatacagatcacgaatgcccaacttgtcaagtgagtcataaaaAGCTTTAGTCGAGAGAGCCTTTGTAAGAATATCTGCCAACTGTTCTTCAGTAGGAACGAAGGGAAACAAAATGATCTGTCCATCCAGCTTTTCtttaatgaagtgtcgatctACCTCCACATGTTTCGTGCGATCGTGCTGAACAGGATTGTGagcaatttcaattgcagcTTTGTTATCACAATAAAGCGACATAGCCTTTTTCTGTCTGAACCCCAAATCATTCaataaatttctcaaccacaacatctcacaaagtCCTCGGCCCattcctctatactctgcttcagcactagagcgagccaccaccttttgtttcttgctcttccaagtaACCAAGTTACCACCCAGAAATGTGAAGTAGCCCGAAGTAGACCTGCGATCTGTAATATTacctgcccagtctgcatctgtgtatccgGAAACATCCAAGTGACTGTATTTTGAAAAGATTAATCCCTTCCCTGGAGCAGACTTTAAATACTGCAAGATACGAAATACAGCATCCATATGGGCTTCACTgggattatgcataaactgactcaccacactaactgcataagctAAATCTGGTCTCGTGTGGgataaataaatcaaccggccaactaacctctggtatCTCCCTTTATTTGTGGGTACTTGATCTAAATACTCTGCTAACTGATGGTTCTGCTCGATAGGAGTAGCAACTGGTTTACAATCAAGCATACCTGTTTCTGCCAGCAAGTCTAGGACATACTTTCTCTGACTCAACACAATACAATCCTTGCcacgagcaacttcaattcccaagaaatatttcaaattacccaaatctttcatctcaaattcagaggACAACTGACCTTGTAACCTTTGAATTTCTTCAATGTCATCACCTGTCAcaaccatgtcatcaacataaataatcaaggcagtcaCTTTACCACACCGATGTTTAAGAAACAAGGTATGATCTGAATTGCTCTGTCGGTacccaattttcttcatgaacttgGTGAACCGGCCAAACCAAGCTCTGGGAGACTGCTTCAAGCCATAAAGCGACTTCTTCAATTTGCACACCACCTGCTCTCCAGTGGAAGTACCATATCCAGGAGGCAAATCCATATAAACCTCTTCATGCAGATCACCatgcaagaatgcattcttaacatcaaactgttgcaaaggccaatcaagattagcagCTAACGAGAGAAGTACCCGAATTGTGTTAATTTTGGCCACTGGTGCAAATGTCTCATCATAATCCACTCCATACTTCTGAGTATAACCTTTAGCCACTAATCTTGCCTTGTACCGATCCACTGAACCATCCGAATTATGTTTCACTGTATACACCCACCGACAACCAACTGTCTTCTTCCCTGGTGGTAATGACACCAACTCCCACGTACAATTCTTCTCAAGTGCATCCATCTCGACTGTCATTGCTTTCATCCACTTCTCATCCTTCAtggcatcctgcactttactaggaagagacacagaagataat
This portion of the Rosa chinensis cultivar Old Blush chromosome 1, RchiOBHm-V2, whole genome shotgun sequence genome encodes:
- the LOC121051022 gene encoding uncharacterized protein LOC121051022, which produces MAGPVIEGEQSNPEKAMVLSSQVIHHHYTTQHDNSAFPTSVVLNESNYTIWAPLMRMRIGARGKVGYLTGVKAEPAINSAEYEAWATDNEKVKSWLIDSMESSLMNRYIRLPPTKDIWEAVEKTFYDDSNETRIFELNKKCFEAKQNGRPIPTYYNELVAMFQEIDQRVASQNDNVGAVVQETSAMSRMRVRMFLSGLDLEYDQVRGEILRKEPKFSLEQSYAYIHKVQSEK